A genomic stretch from Aedes albopictus strain Foshan chromosome 2, AalbF5, whole genome shotgun sequence includes:
- the LOC109430808 gene encoding UDP-glucosyltransferase 2, translating to MSRCIILLLTVICGFTRAANILYIDGVASPSHFIWHKALINGLAAKGHNVTALSVDIEESPPSNVSYIKVEGVYESLFEEDGLESDFFEIGQMNAFSVLAMFNEYMIVGCQTTLKSKGLQQLLEYPKEFKFDLIISDYLNGPCLSAVAQHRFGRPPFIAATAFHGLTTTTTMSGAYSYSGSVPNHEFNTPQNMGYYQRFMNFLYNHWEELLRVYDMYPKVDKIVRKVSPDIPFVGDLDKDTRIILLNSNPVIQYSEATMPNVISVGGMQIVEPKDLPDDLKKIVENAKKGAILFSLGTNVRSDMLGDERIIEILNAMSQFPEYQFLWKFESDAMPIEVPKNVYIRKWMPQNDLLAHPNLKLFITHSGLLSTQEAVYNGVPIIGFPVFADQHQNINYCIEQGVGKRLSIKDVKSSELVKAIRELMTDESYRENMSRLSKLFRDEKESPLERAIWWIEWVLRNPTAHILQSNAIRLDWAVKYSFDVIIPLLLAGLLVLSIPIKVLKYVLCRKNPHGKTKRE from the exons ATGTCACGTTGTATAATTTTATTGCTCACAGTGATTTGCGGCTTCACCCGGGCTGCGAATATTCTGTACATAGACGGAGTGGCATCTCCTAGTCATTTTATTTG GCACAAAGCTTTAATAAATGGACTAGCTGCTAAAGGGCACAATGTGACAGCGTTGAGCGTGGATATTGAAGAAAGTCCACCGTCGAATGTGTCGTATATTAAAGTGGAAGGCGTCTATGAAAGTTTATTTGAAGAAGATGGATTGGAAagtgatttctttgaaattggtcaaatgaATGCATTTTCCGTGCTGGCCATGTTCAACGAATACATGATAGTAGGATGCCAAACGACGCTTAAATCTAAAGGCCTGCAACAATTGTTGGAATATCCGAAGGAGTTCAAATTCGATCTGATCATTAGTGACTACCTGAATGGACCATGTCTGTCTGCCGTTGCGCAACATAGATTTGGAAGACCTCCATTTATTGCAGCAACTGCGTTCCATGGATTGACGACTACTACGACAATGTCCGGTGCATATTCGTACTCAGGATCTGTTCCTAATCATGAATTCAATACTCCCCAGAATATGGGCTACTATCAACGATTCATGAACTTTTTATATAATCATTGGGAAGAACTTTTGAGAGTATACGACATGTACCCAAAAGTAGACAAAATAGTGCGTAAAGTATCTCCAGACATCCCGTTCGTTGGAGATCTTGATAAAGATACCCGCATTATTCTGTTGAACTCCAACCCAGTAATACAGTACTCGGAAGCAACGATGCCAAATGTAATCTCCGTAGGCGGAATGCAGATTGTTGAACCGAAAGATCTACCCGATGATCTCAAGAAGATTGTAGAGAATGCCAAGAAGGGTGCGATCCTATTCTCTCTTGGTACCAACGTTCGTAGCGACATGCTGGGTGacgaaagaattatcgaaattcTGAACGCTATGAGTCAATTCCCAGAATaccaatttctctggaagtttgaATCCGATGCCATGCCAATTGAAGTGCCCAAGAACGTGTACATAAGGAAATGGATGCCTCAGAATGATTTGCTTGCCCACCCTAATCTCAAACTTTTCATCACTCATAGCGGCCTTCTCAGTACCCAGGAAGCGGTTTACAACGGGGTGCCGATCATCGGCTTCCCGGTATTTGCCGACCAACACCAGAATATCAATTACTGCATTGAACAAGGTGTTGGCAAGCGGCTGTCCATCAAAGACGTGAAGAGCAGTGAGCTTGTCAAGGCCATTAGGGAGCTGATGACAGATGAAAG CTATCGCGAAAACATGTCTCGCCTTTCGAAGCTCTTCCGGGATGAGAAGGAGTCACCCTTGGAGCGTGCCATTTGGTGGATCGAATGGGTTCTTCGGAATCCAACCGCGCACATTTTGCAATCCAATGCAATCCGGTTAGATTGGGCAGTGAAATATTCCTTCGACGTTATAATTCCATTGCTGCTGGCAGGTCTGTTGGTGTTATCGATCCCCATCAAGGTGCTGAAATACGTGCTGTGCCGAAAAAATCCACACGGGAAAACGAAACGTGAATAA
- the LOC109424170 gene encoding UDP-glucuronosyltransferase 2B20 codes for MSWSVVLLLTAICSSTLAANVLYIDGVPSPSHFIWHKALINGLAAKGHNVTALSVDVEESSLPNLSYIKLEGVYEGLHEEMELGSELFEMGEMNPFTSLAMFNQYVMLGCELTLNAKGLRQLLDYPSEFKFDVIISDYLNGPCLSAVTQHKFGRPPYIGATAFNGLSTTSMLSGAYSYSGSVPDYALDMPHSMSYRQRFTNFLYNHYVELFRTYETYPKVDKIVRKVVPDIPYVGELDRDARIILLNSDPAIQYTEPSVPNVISVGGMQIVKPKELPEDLKKIVEAAKNGVILFSLGTNIRSDLLGDERIIEILNAMGQFPEYQFLWKFESDAMPIEVPKNVYIRKWMPQNDLLAHPNIKLFITHSGLLSTQDAVWHGVPIIGFPVFADQFQNINYCIAQGAGKRLSIKNVKSSELAGAIREVMTNESYRENMSLLSKVFRDQKESPLERAIWWVEWVLRNPTSQVLQSNAVRLDWSVKYSFDVMVPLVLAGLIVLLAPVKIMVLVLRRKARQQKKTKRE; via the exons ATGTCGTGGAGCGTGGTTTTATTGTTAACAGCAATTTGCAGTTCAACACTGGCTGCAAATGTTCTGTACATAGATGGAGTGCCATCGCCAAGTCACTTCATTTG GCATAAAGCGTTGATAAATGGACTGGCTGCCAAAGGACATAATGTTACGGCGTTAAGTGTCGATGTTGAAGAAAGTTCTTTACCAAATTTATCATACATCAAATTAGAAGGTGTTTATGAAGGTCTACATGAGGAAATGGAACTAGGCAGCGAGCTGTTTGAAATGGGAGAAATGAATCCATTTACATCTTTAGCCATGTTCAATCAATACGTGATGCTGGGCTGTGAACTAACACTAAATGCGAAAGGTCTAAGGCAATTGTTAGACTACCCAAGTGAGTTCAAATTCGATGTGATAATTAGCGACTATCTGAATGGGCCATGCTTGTCTGCCGTTACACAACACAAATTTGGAAGACCTCCATATATTGGAGCAACAGCTTTCAACGGACTGTCGACGACGAGCATGTTATCCGGCGCCTATTCTTATTCAGGATCAGTCCCGGATTATGCGTTGGATATGCCTCACAGCATGAGTTACCGTCAGCGTTTTACAAACTTTTTGTATAATCACTATGTAGAGCTTTTCAGAACTTACGAGACGTACCCAAAAGTAGACAAAATAGTGCGCAAAGTAGTTCCAGATATTCCGTACGTTGGGGAACTTGACAGAGATGCTCGCATTATCCTGTTGAACTCAGACCCAGCAATTCAGTATACAGAACCATCGGTGCCAAATGTTATCTCAGTAGGTGGAATGCAGATTGTTAAGCCCAAAGAGCTACCGGAAGATCTTAAGAAGATCGTAGAAGCTGCAAAAAATGGTGTGATTCTATTCTCGCTCGGTACCAATATCCGCAGCGATTTACTGGGTGATGAGAGAATAATCGAAATCCTGAACGCTATGGGCCAATTCCCAGAATATCAATTTCTGTGGAAGTTTGAATCCGATGCCATGCCAATTGAAGTGCCAAAGAACGTGTACATAAGAAAGTGGATGCCTCAAAATGATTTGCTTGCCCATCCCAATATTAAACTTTTCATCACACACAGCGGTCTCCTCAGTACCCAGGATGCTGTTTGGCACGGAGTGCCGATCATCGGCTTCCCTGTATTCGCTGACCAATTCCAAAACATAAATTACTGCATCGCGCAAGGTGCGGGAAAAAGGCTGTCTATTAAAAATGTGAAGAGTAGCGAGCTTGCCGGTGCTATTAGGGAAGTGATGACAAACGAAAG CTATCGCGAGAACATGTCTCTCCTCTCGAAGGTCTTCCGAGATCAGAAAGAGTCACCGTTGGAGCGTGCCATCTGGTGGGTGGAGTGGGTTCTTCGTAATCCAACGTCGCAAGTTCTGCAATCGAATGCGGTTCGATTAGATTGGTCCGTAAAGTATTCCTTTGACGTTATGGTGCCGCTGGTGCTGGCAGGTCTCATAGTATTGCTAGCTCCAGTGAAGATTATGGTGCTGGTGCTGCGTCGAAAAGCAAGACAGCAAAAGAAAACTAAACGTGAATAA
- the LOC134283951 gene encoding UDP-glucosyltransferase 2-like gives MWRSVVLFLTAICSSTQAANILYIDGVPSPSHFIWHKALINGLAAKGHNVTALSVDVEDSSLPNLSYIKLEGVYEGLNEQMELGSEIFEKGETNPFASLAMFNQYVMLSCELTLNSKGLRLLLDYPNEFKFDLIIGDFLNGPCLSAVAQHKFGRPPYIGATAANVVTMTSMLSGAYIYSGSIPDYALDVPQNMSYRQRFTNFLYSHYVELFRTYETYPKIDKIVRKVIPDITYIGELDRDARVILLNSHPAIQYREAMMPNVISVGGMQIAKPKELPEDLQKIVETAKKGAILFSLGTNIRSNLLGDNRIIEILNAMSQFPEYQFLWKFESDSMPIEVPKNVYIRKWMPQNDLLAHPNLKLFITHSGLLSIQEAIWNGVPIIGFPVFADQFQNINYCIAHGVGKRLSIKNVKSGELADAIREVLSNESYRENMSLLSKVFRDQKESPLERAVWWVEWVLRNPTSQVLQSNAVWLDWSVKYSFDVMVPLLLAGLMALLASVKITCLVLCRKAKQQKKTKRE, from the exons ATGTGGAGGAGCGTAGTTTTATTTTTAACAGCGATTTGCAGTTCAACCCAGGCTGCGAATATTCTGTACATCGATGGAGTGCCATCGCCAAGTCATTTCATTTG GCATAAAGCATTGATTAATGGATTGGCTGCCAAAGGACATAATGTTACGGCATTAAGTGTCGACGTTGAGGATAGCTCCTTACCAAATTTATCATACATCAAATTGGAAGGTGTTTATGAAGGTCTCAATGAGCAAATGGAACTGGGAAGCGAGATATTTGAAAAGGGAGAAACGAATCCATTTGCATCTCTGGCCATGTTCAATCAATACGTGATGCTGAGTTGTGAACTGACACTAAATTCGAAAGGTCTAAGGCTATTGTTGGACTACccaaacgagtttaaatttgacTTGATTATTGGCGATTTTCTAAATGGGCCATGTTTGTCTGCCGTTGCACAACACAAATTTGGAAGACCTCCATATATTGGAGCGACTGCCGCTAACGTAGTCACGATGACAAGCATGTTATCCGGTGCATACATCTATTCAGGATCTATTCCAGACTACGCGTTAGATGTGCCTCAGAACATGAGTTACCGTCAGCGATTTACAAACTTTTTGTATAGTCACTACGTGGAGCTTTTCAGAACTTACGAGACGTACCCAAAAATTGACAAAATAGTGCGCAAAGTAATTCCTGATATTACGTACATTGGGGAACTTGATAGAGATGCTCGCGTTATTCTGTTGAACTCACACCCTGCGATTCAGTATAGAGAAGCGATGATGCCAAATGTTATCTCGGTAGGTGGAATGCAGATTGCTAAGCCCAAAGAGCTACCGGAAGATCTTCAGAAGATCGTAGAAACTGCCAAAAAGGGTGCTATTCTATTTTCGCTCGGTACCAATATCCGTAGCAATTTACTTGGTGACAATAGAATAATCGAAATCCTTAACGCTATGAGTCAATTCCCAGAgtatcaatttctttggaagtttgaaTCCGATTCCATGCCAATTGAAGTGCCCAAGAACGTGTATATAAGAAAATGGATGCCTCAGAATGATTTGCTTGCCCATCCCAATCTCAAACTTTTCATCACTCACAGCGGTCTTCTCAGTATCCAGGAAGCAATTTGGAATGGAGTGCCGATTATCGGCTTCCCGGTATTCGCTGACCAATTCCAAAACATAAATTATTGCATCGCACACGGTGTTGGAAAGAGGCTGTCCATAAAAAATGTGAAGAGTGGCGAACTGGCCGATGCTATTAGGGAAGTGTTGTCGAACGAAAG CTATCGCGAGAACATGTCTCTCCTCTCGAAGGTCTTCCGAGATCAGAAAGAGTCACCGTTGGAGCGTGCCGTCTGGTGGGTGGAGTGGGTTCTTCGTAATCCAACGTCGCAAGTTCTGCAGTCTAATGCAGTCTGGTTGGATTGGTCCGTAAAGTATTCCTTCGACGTTATGGTGCCGTTGCTGTTGGCAGGTCTGATGGCGTTATTGGCTTCGGTAAAGATTACATGCCTGGTGCTGTGTCGGAAAGCAAAGCAGCAAAAGAAAACTAAACGTGAATAA